A window of Komagataella phaffii GS115 chromosome 1, complete sequence contains these coding sequences:
- a CDS encoding Mevalonate pyrophosphate decarboxylase, producing MCLQSIVIDLLTNFQVLKYWGKRDTNLNLPTNSSISVTLSQKDLRTLTTVNSSRNFEKDSLYLNGVSHSIENDRTTNCLEQLRSLRQQLEEDDPNLPKLSQWKLHIISENNFPTAAGLASSAAGFAAMVAAISKLYELPQDASELSRIARKGSGSACRSMFGGYVAWEMGEKLDGTDSKAVQIAPPEHWPNMKAAICIVSDLKKDVSSTSGMQTTVQTSELFQYRVNQVVPPRYSQMVDAIKNRDFETFGTLTMKDSNSFHATCLDSYPPIFYLTDTSKKIIKLIHTLNDAIGKVVAAYTFDAGPNAVIYYESENEEVVLGVLFGVLSNVDGWNEMNSATLKVPEGVPLSSLDSTIASGVSRVILTQVGEGPKESDMFLVAP from the coding sequence ATGTGTCTTCAAAGTATCGTCATTGATCTACTTACTAACTTTCAGGTCCTGAAATATTGGGGTAAGAGAGACACGAACTTGAACTTACCTACCAACAGCTCCATTAGTGTAACCTTGTCACAAAAGGATTTGAGAACTTTGACAACCGTGAACAGTAGCAGAAACTTTGAGAAAGACTCTTTGTACTTAAATGGGGTTTCTCACAGTATTGAAAATGATCGTACCACTAATTGCCTGGAGCAACTACGCTCGTTGAGACAAcaactggaagaagatgatccTAACCTGCCGAAACTTAGCCAATGGAAGCTTCATATAATTAGTGAAAATAACTTTCCAACCGCAGCAGGGTTGGCTTCCAGCGCTGCTGGATTTGCGGCCATGGTTGCTGCTATCTCTAAATTGTATGAACTTCCTCAGGATGCTTCTGAGTTAAGTCGAATTGCTCGTAAGGGATCAGGGTCTGCCTGTAGATCTATGTTTGGAGGTTACGTTGCTTGGGAAATGGGTGAGAAACTAGATGGTACTGATTCTAAGGCAGTTCAAATTGCGCCGCCGGAACACTGGCCAAATATGAAAGCAGCCATCTGCATCGTCAgtgatttgaaaaaagatgTTTCATCTACGAGTGGTATGCAGACTACTGTCCAAACCTCTGAACTGTTTCAGTATAGGGTCAATCAAGTTGTTCCTCCGAGGTATTCACAGATGGTTGATGCAATTAAGAATAGAGATTTCGAAACGTTCGGTACTTTAACGATGAAGGATTCTAACTCTTTTCATGCCACTTGCTTGGACTCGTACCCCCCCATATTCTATCTGACTGATACATCTAAGAAAATCATCAAGCTGATACACACTTTGAATGATGCGATCGGTAAGGTGGTAGCGGCGTATACATTCGATGCAGGTCCAAATGCAGTTATATACTACGAgtcagaaaatgaagaagtgGTTCTGGGGGTCCTATTTGGTGTTCTGTCCAACGTTGATGGCTGGAATGAGATGAATTCAGCCACATTGAAAGTGCCTGAAGGAGTCCCTCTTTCGAGTTTGGATTCAACTATTGCAAGTGGAGTCTCAAGAGTGATTTTGACACAAGTGGGAGAAGGACCTAAAGAGTCCGACATGTTTTTAGTTGCTCCTTAA